The genomic stretch GAAATAAAATTATCCAATGAAGAGCTTGTACAGAAACTTCAGCTTAGTGAAGATAACAACGTAACAAGAACTTCCTTATTAGGTATGGTTGCCGCCAAAGAAGCTGTAGAAAGTGCAGGAATATCAGATATCAACGGTTACAGAACCGGTCTGATCTCCTCTACCAGTGTTGGAGGAATGGACATTACAGAAAAATATTTCTATTCTTACGAAGACTTTCCTGAAAAGCAAAAATACATTGATGCTCATGATGCCGGAAATTCCTCATTGGCAATTGCTGATCATTTAGGATTAAAAGGCATGGTTTCCACCATCAGTACCGCTTGCTCATCTGCAGCTAATGCGATCATGATGGGAGCCAAACTCATTAAAAATGGAATCTTGGACCGTGTTATTGTTGGAGGAACTGATTCACTTTCAAAATTTACGCTGAATGGTTTTAATACCCTGATGATTCTTACTGATTCTTATAATACACCTTTTGATAATGACAGAAAGGGATTGAATCTTGGAGAAGCAGCCGCTTTTCTAGTGCTTGAATCTGAAGAAGTTGTTAAAAAAGAAAACAAAAAGGTGCTGGCTTACCTTTCCGGATATGGAAATGCTAATGATGCTCACCACCAAACCGCTTCTTCAGAAAACGGACAAGGTGCATTTTTAGCCATGCAACAGGCTTTGAAAATTTCAGGCTTGAAAAAAGAAAATATAGACTATATCAACGTTCATGGAACGGCAACTCCCAATAATGATTTATCCGAAGGAATTGCGATGATCAGAATATTTGGAGAAAATAATGTTCCTGATTTTAGTTCTACAAAGGCATTTACAGGACATACACTAGCTGCCGCTGCCGGAATTGAAGCCGTCTTTTCAATTTTAGCCATGCAGTACAGCGTGATTTTCCCGAATCTGAATTTCAAAACAAAAATGGAAGAGTTTGACTTAACTCCAGTTACTGAACTGAAGGAGAAAAATATCAATCATGTTCTTTCCAATTCATTTGGATTTGGCGGAAACTGTTCAACCTTAATATTCTCTAAATCATGAGTACAGTATACATTAACAGTGCATCCTGTATCTCTGTTCAGGACACTTTAAACGAAAATATCCTTCAGAATCTTAAGCCGGAAAATTCGGTGAAGATCATTAAAGCCATAGAACCTAATTACAAAGAATTCATTCCTCCAGCCATGATAAGGAGAATGTCCAAAACGGTAAAAATGAGTTCTGTAGCTTCACATTACGCTTTAAAAGAAGCCGGAATTGATCAGCCAGATGCTATTATTGTAGGAACAGGAATGGGATGTTCACAGGATTCTGAAAAGTTTTTAAAAAACGTCATTGATAATCATGAGGAGTTTTTAACCCCTACCTATTTTATTCAATCTACTCACAATACAGTAGCAGGTCAGATTGCCCTTGGGCTGCAATGCCATGCTTACAATTTCACCTATGTTAATACCTCTTCATCACTGGAATTTTCATTGTTGGATGCCCAACTTCAGATTAAAGATGGTGAAGCTGAAAATATCCTGGTTGGGTCAACTGATGAACAGACCGACAGAACCATGGAACTTTACGGTCTGAATACTACCATTAAAAAGGAAACAGATCTTCCCGTAGACTATCTGAATTCCACAACCAATGGTGTCATTTGGGGAGAAGGAGCGAGTTTTTTTGTTGTTGGAAAACATAAAACAGAAAATTCCTACGCAAAACTTACTGATATTAAAATTAGCAATAGATTGGAACTGGAAGAAATACCATCTTTTATACAAGAGTTTCTAACCAAGAACCATCTTTCTGCAAAAGATATTGACGCCGTCATTTTAGGTTACAGTGGCGATGCAAAATCTGATATTTATTATACATCAGCGATGGATCTGTTTTCTGATTCATCATTGTTGTATTATAAACATTTGAGTGGAGAATTCAATACTGCGAGTGGTTTTTCTACATTTATAGCCTGTCATATCCTTAAGGAACAACAAATTCCGGAAGTGATGATGATGAATACAGTGACAAAAGAGGAAGTGAAAAATATCCTTCTTTACAATCACTTGGCAGGTAGCGACCATAGCCTGGTATTATTGGAGAGAGCTTAATTATTTTATTATAGAGTAATTTTCGTCATTCAGAGCAAAACGAAGTGAAGTATGAAATCTCAACTTACGAAATCAATTCTTCAGACCTTTACAGAGTGACAAAAGAACTCTAAAATAGATCAAACACCCAGTCATGAAACATTATTCATTTATCCTATTTTATCTCTTCTGTAACGTTTTTATCTATGCGTTTCACGGAAGCCTTTGGGTGTATGCTGCATGCTTTCTTGCCTTTTCTGCAGTAGTGGTTTGGGGATCATTCGCTATTGAGCTGGGATATTTCGTCAACAGTATTACCCATAAAAGAACAAGAATCAAAGAAGTAGCCCTCACTTTTGATGATGGTCCTACTGAATTCACCCCAAAGTTTTTAGACCTGCTCAAAGAACATGAAGTGAAGGCAACTTTTTTCTGTATCGGAAAACAGATTGAAAAGTATCCCGAAACATTTCAAAGGATTATTGCTGAAGGGCATACTATTGGAAACCATACCTTATCGCATTCTAATTCAACAGGGTTTTTATCTCCTTCAAAAATGATAGCTGAGATTGAAAACTGTGATGACATTATGAAGAATGTTGGGAATATAAGAACCAATTTATACAGACCTCCTTTCGGGGTTACCAATCCAAGTATTGCCAAAGCAATCAAAAGAACTCATAAAACAAGTATCGGCTGGAACGTCCGTTCTCTGGACACCATTATTGATAACGAAAAGAAAATCTATCGAAGAGTGACGCAAGGATTAAAGAAAGGAAGTATTATTCTCCTTCATGATACTTCAGAAAAAACGTATCGTGTGCTGGCAGATTTATTAGTATTTTTGGCGGATAAAAAGTATTCAACGTTTACCGTTGACTCAATTACAAATTCAAGGAAAAAATGATTAAAAATATTGCTTTCGGAGCATTCTTATTAATGTCTGTTTTCTCTTTTGCCCAAAATACGGCAATGTCAGGAGCAGAAGCTAAGGCATTCGTATCGAAAGTTTCTGCAGACACCAAAGAAATCAAAACCCTTCAGAGTGATTTCACCCAGACCAAGAAAATGGATTTTCTGGATAAAAGCATTGTTACTTATGGAAGAATGTCTTTACAGACTCCCAATATGCTAAGCTGGAAATACACCAAACCTTATCAATACAGCATTGTATTTAAAAGCAACAAAATTTACATCAATGATCAGGGGAAAAAATCCTCTGTAGATGCGAAGAGTAAAACTTTTGAAAAAATCAATAAATTAATTGTTGGCAGTTCAAACGGAACCATGTTCAATGATCCGGAATTTACAGTAACTTATTTTAAAAACGGGAATTATAGTGTTGCTAAGTTTGTCCCTAAAACCTCACAACTGTTAAAATACATTAAACAGATTGAACTCTATTTCCCTAAAAACCAATCTACAGTTTCCCAAGTGAATATGACGGAAGCTTCGGGAGATACTACCAATATTGTTTTTAAAAATACAAAGATCAATGCTTCAATTCCTGCGTCAGAATTTACTTTATAGCCTGATTCTGTTACTGGTAGTTTCCTGTAAATCCTATCAGCTTACTGATGTGAAAACAGTTCCGACAGCAGAAAAAACAGTTGAAAATCTTTATTTTTCATCTGCTGAAGATTATGTGTATAAATGTCAGATAGATATTTATAAAAATCATATAAGCGGTATTCTGATCATCAAAAAACTGAATGAAACAACGCACCGTGTCGCATTAACTTCAGATTTCGGAAATAAACTGATTGATTTTGAAATCTCGGATCAGAATTTTAAGCTTAATTATGTACTTCCAGATCTGGATAAGAAAATTGTTATTAACTTTCTGAAAAACGATTTTCAGCAGCTGTTAAAAAGACAATATCCGGTGAGTGAAAGTTTTGAAAATGATAATGCTAAAATCTATCTCTCTAAGATTGACAATAAAAGCTATTATTTATTCTTCAACAAAGACAATAATCTACTGAAACAGATCATTTACACAAAAAACAACAAGGAAAAAATCAATTTTACTTTTGATGCAAAAAAGCATATCTTCGCAGACAGCTTAAACTTACAACATAAGGATTTTAAGATCAATATAAAACTATTTCAGATAACCGAAACAGAATGATTTCCCACCTAAAAACAGAGTAATATCGTTTTTCAAACCGGAGTTTTATCATACATACATTTAATCTTAAAAAATAAGATCATGCAAACCATTCTTACAGATTTTTATACACTTATATCATACGAAAAGACAGAAAACGGAAGCTTTATGGCTCATATCCATTTAAATAAGGATCATGATATTTTCAAGGGTCATTTCCCTGGAAACCCTGTGACTCCCGGAGTTTGCATGATGCAGATTATAAAAGAGCTGACAGAAGAATTTACAGGTTCAAAATTATTTTTAAAAACCGCCTCAAATGTAAAGTTTATGGCAATTATTAATCCTTTTGAGACTCCAGATCTGAAACTTCAGCTTGATATTACGGAAGATGATGAAGATGTTAAAGTAAAAAATGTAACGTCTTTTGGCGAGACTATTGCATTGAAATTGTCTGTAAGCTATAAAAAATTAATGTCATGAAACTTATTCTATCTTTCCTAGCGGCATTTTTATTTTTCTTTCAGTCTGATCTTGAAGCACTGAGAAACAGCTATGCCAAGGCCAATGATTCCAGCACGAATACATCTGGTTTTATTGAAGTTGCAGAAAAACAGTCAGGTTCTGACCCGGTAACTTTAGGCTATAAAGCGGCAGCCAAAATTATGGAAGCCAAAATATCTAAAGGAAATCGAAAAGCTCTTGTAAAGACAGGAGCTACAAATCTTGAAGGAATCATCAAAAGCAATCCCAACAATGCTGAACTTCGTCTGATCAGACTAAGTGTTCAGGAAAACATTCCTAAAATTGTAGGATACAGAGGTAGCTTAAAAGATGATAAAGCATTTCTTCTGAATAATTACAGTAAACAGAATACTGCTCTAAAAAACTATATTAAAAGGTTTGCCATGCAGTCTAAAACCATTACCGAGGCAGAAAGAGCCACTTTAAAATAAAAACATGTCCCTTGCTGAAGTACAAAATGCAATTTCTGAAAGGAAAATCTGCGTTTTAATACCTACCTACAATAATGAAAAAACTCTGAAGAGGGTCATTGACGGTGTTTTAGATTACACCGAAAGTATTATTGTGATTAATGACGGCTCCACAGATTCTACACCACAGATTCTTAACCAGTATCCTCAAATCACAGTCGTCACATTACCTGAAAACAAAGGAAAAGGAAATGGGCTTAAAACAGGTTTCAGGAAGGCTAAAGAATTACAGTATGATCATGCTATAACTATTGATTCTGACGGACAGCATTATCCGGATGATATTCCTGTATTTGTAGAGGCCCTTCTTCAGGAGAATGAAGAGGTGCTTCTGATTGGAAACAGAAATATGTCTCAGGATGGGATTCCAAAGAAAAGCAGCTTTGGAAACCGTTTTTCCAATTTCTGGTTCTGGTTTGAAACCGGAATTAAACTGGAAGATACGCAATCCGGTTACAGGCTTTATCCTTTGCATAAAATTCCAAAGAAGTATTTTACTCCTAAGTTTGAATTTGAAATTGAGATCATTGTAAGAACTGCCTGGCGGCATATTCCCGTAAAGAATGTTCCGATAAAAGTTCTGTATGATCCTGCAGAACGTGTTTCTCACTTCAGGCCATTTAAAGATTTTACCAGAATCAGTATTCTGAATACAATTTTGGTAACCATTACCCTATTCTACATTATTCCGAGGAACTTCGTGAATAATTTCAAAAAAAAAAGTTTTAAAAGGTTCATAAAGGAAGATGTACTGGAAAGTGACGGTAGCAACCGTACCAAAGCTTTTTCCATAGCTCTTGGGGTTTTTATAGGACTTTCCCCTTTTTGGGGGTTTCAAACCTTATTGGTCATTAGCTTATCTGTACTTTTTAAACTGAATAAAGTTCTGGCATTTGTAGCTTCGAATGTAAGCCTTCCGCCATTTATTCCTTTTATTATTGCTGCCTCTTTATTTCTGGGTGCTCCATTCGTTGATGGAGACAGTAACCTCCTTAGTCAGGAGCTTAATTTTGATTTGATTAAAAATAATCTGCTGCAGTATGTGATCGGAAGCTTTATTCTGAGCACCACCTTATCTGCTATTACCGGAATAAGCACTTTTCTTTTCCTGAATAAGCTGAATCCGGAGAATAATTAGGCTAAAAGAAAAGCCCCGAAATATTCCGAGGCTTTAAAATTCATACGTTTAAAATTTCTATTTTGAAACGATAATCTTTTGACTGTAATCAATTGAAG from Chryseobacterium indologenes encodes the following:
- a CDS encoding beta-ketoacyl synthase N-terminal-like domain-containing protein, which encodes MSTVYINSASCISVQDTLNENILQNLKPENSVKIIKAIEPNYKEFIPPAMIRRMSKTVKMSSVASHYALKEAGIDQPDAIIVGTGMGCSQDSEKFLKNVIDNHEEFLTPTYFIQSTHNTVAGQIALGLQCHAYNFTYVNTSSSLEFSLLDAQLQIKDGEAENILVGSTDEQTDRTMELYGLNTTIKKETDLPVDYLNSTTNGVIWGEGASFFVVGKHKTENSYAKLTDIKISNRLELEEIPSFIQEFLTKNHLSAKDIDAVILGYSGDAKSDIYYTSAMDLFSDSSLLYYKHLSGEFNTASGFSTFIACHILKEQQIPEVMMMNTVTKEEVKNILLYNHLAGSDHSLVLLERA
- a CDS encoding beta-ketoacyl-[acyl-carrier-protein] synthase family protein, whose protein sequence is MSQKIAITGMGIISSIGNNVEENFISLRSRKHGISDIQMFETRHAGAIKTGEIKLSNEELVQKLQLSEDNNVTRTSLLGMVAAKEAVESAGISDINGYRTGLISSTSVGGMDITEKYFYSYEDFPEKQKYIDAHDAGNSSLAIADHLGLKGMVSTISTACSSAANAIMMGAKLIKNGILDRVIVGGTDSLSKFTLNGFNTLMILTDSYNTPFDNDRKGLNLGEAAAFLVLESEEVVKKENKKVLAYLSGYGNANDAHHQTASSENGQGAFLAMQQALKISGLKKENIDYINVHGTATPNNDLSEGIAMIRIFGENNVPDFSSTKAFTGHTLAAAAGIEAVFSILAMQYSVIFPNLNFKTKMEEFDLTPVTELKEKNINHVLSNSFGFGGNCSTLIFSKS
- a CDS encoding 3-hydroxyacyl-ACP dehydratase; amino-acid sequence: MQTILTDFYTLISYEKTENGSFMAHIHLNKDHDIFKGHFPGNPVTPGVCMMQIIKELTEEFTGSKLFLKTASNVKFMAIINPFETPDLKLQLDITEDDEDVKVKNVTSFGETIALKLSVSYKKLMS
- a CDS encoding LolA family protein, whose amino-acid sequence is MIKNIAFGAFLLMSVFSFAQNTAMSGAEAKAFVSKVSADTKEIKTLQSDFTQTKKMDFLDKSIVTYGRMSLQTPNMLSWKYTKPYQYSIVFKSNKIYINDQGKKSSVDAKSKTFEKINKLIVGSSNGTMFNDPEFTVTYFKNGNYSVAKFVPKTSQLLKYIKQIELYFPKNQSTVSQVNMTEASGDTTNIVFKNTKINASIPASEFTL
- a CDS encoding polysaccharide deacetylase family protein; protein product: MKHYSFILFYLFCNVFIYAFHGSLWVYAACFLAFSAVVVWGSFAIELGYFVNSITHKRTRIKEVALTFDDGPTEFTPKFLDLLKEHEVKATFFCIGKQIEKYPETFQRIIAEGHTIGNHTLSHSNSTGFLSPSKMIAEIENCDDIMKNVGNIRTNLYRPPFGVTNPSIAKAIKRTHKTSIGWNVRSLDTIIDNEKKIYRRVTQGLKKGSIILLHDTSEKTYRVLADLLVFLADKKYSTFTVDSITNSRKK
- a CDS encoding DUF2062 domain-containing protein encodes the protein MSLAEVQNAISERKICVLIPTYNNEKTLKRVIDGVLDYTESIIVINDGSTDSTPQILNQYPQITVVTLPENKGKGNGLKTGFRKAKELQYDHAITIDSDGQHYPDDIPVFVEALLQENEEVLLIGNRNMSQDGIPKKSSFGNRFSNFWFWFETGIKLEDTQSGYRLYPLHKIPKKYFTPKFEFEIEIIVRTAWRHIPVKNVPIKVLYDPAERVSHFRPFKDFTRISILNTILVTITLFYIIPRNFVNNFKKKSFKRFIKEDVLESDGSNRTKAFSIALGVFIGLSPFWGFQTLLVISLSVLFKLNKVLAFVASNVSLPPFIPFIIAASLFLGAPFVDGDSNLLSQELNFDLIKNNLLQYVIGSFILSTTLSAITGISTFLFLNKLNPENN